In Leptolyngbya sp. CCY15150, one DNA window encodes the following:
- the aroA gene encoding 3-phosphoshikimate 1-carboxyvinyltransferase has protein sequence MVVATIALQTHDTHHTLAIAPPAAGWSLQGTIRVPGDKSISHRSLMLGAIAQGKTQIQGLLLGEDPRSTAHCFRAMGAQISDLNVDHVEVEGIGLGNLREPSDVLDAGNSGTTMRLMLGILASHPDRLFTVTGDASLRSRPMARVIQPLEQMGAQIWSRGGGLAPLAVRGAKLTPIHYHSPIASAQVKSCILLAGLMAEGMTTVTEPALSRDHSERMLRAFGATVQVDAETCSASVMGPATLTGQQVVVPGDISSAAFWLVAGAIVPGSDILIENVGVNPTRTGILDALKQMNADITLEHPRTATGEPVADIRVRHSRLKACTLEGDLIPRLIDEIPVLAVAAAFAEGTTIIRDAAELRVKESDRLAVMATQLGKMGAAITELPDGLEITGGHALTGAEVDSFTDHRIAMSLAIAALMAQGTTTIHRAEAAAISYPDFTPTLQRVCG, from the coding sequence ATGGTTGTTGCCACGATCGCATTACAAACTCACGATACTCATCACACCCTTGCTATTGCGCCGCCCGCTGCGGGTTGGTCACTGCAGGGAACCATTCGCGTACCGGGGGATAAGTCCATTTCCCATCGGTCACTGATGCTCGGGGCGATCGCCCAAGGTAAAACACAGATTCAAGGATTGCTGCTGGGTGAAGATCCCCGCAGTACGGCCCATTGTTTTCGCGCCATGGGTGCTCAGATTTCTGACCTCAATGTGGATCATGTCGAGGTGGAGGGCATTGGCCTGGGTAACTTGCGAGAACCCTCCGATGTGCTGGATGCCGGTAATTCTGGTACCACCATGCGGCTGATGTTAGGCATTTTAGCGTCCCATCCCGATCGCCTGTTTACCGTGACCGGCGATGCCTCGCTGCGATCGCGCCCCATGGCTCGGGTCATTCAACCTCTGGAGCAGATGGGCGCACAGATTTGGTCGAGGGGCGGCGGTTTGGCTCCCCTGGCGGTGCGTGGTGCCAAGCTGACGCCGATTCATTACCATTCCCCCATCGCCTCGGCTCAAGTCAAATCCTGTATTTTACTGGCGGGCTTAATGGCAGAGGGCATGACCACGGTGACGGAACCGGCCTTATCTCGGGATCATAGCGAGCGCATGCTGCGAGCCTTTGGGGCCACGGTGCAGGTGGATGCGGAGACCTGTAGCGCCAGTGTGATGGGCCCGGCAACCCTGACGGGTCAGCAGGTGGTGGTGCCTGGTGATATTAGCTCGGCAGCCTTTTGGCTTGTAGCCGGGGCGATCGTGCCAGGATCGGATATTCTCATCGAAAATGTGGGAGTCAATCCTACGCGCACCGGCATTCTGGATGCGCTAAAGCAGATGAATGCTGACATCACCTTAGAACATCCTCGCACGGCGACCGGTGAACCGGTGGCAGATATCCGGGTGCGCCACAGCCGCCTAAAGGCCTGCACCCTCGAAGGGGATTTGATTCCTCGGCTGATCGACGAAATTCCTGTGTTGGCGGTAGCTGCAGCCTTTGCTGAAGGTACAACCATCATCCGCGACGCTGCTGAGTTGCGTGTGAAGGAAAGCGATCGCTTGGCGGTGATGGCGACTCAACTAGGAAAGATGGGGGCGGCGATTACGGAACTGCCGGATGGCTTAGAGATTACCGGCGGTCATGCCCTGACGGGTGCGGAGGTGGATAGCTTTACCGACCATCGCATTGCCATGAGCTTAGCGATCGCTGCCCTCATGGCCCAAGGCACCACCACCATCCACCGTGCCGAAGCCGCTGCCATTTCCTATCCTGACTTCACGCCTACTCTGCAGCGGGTTTGCGGTTAG
- a CDS encoding glyoxalase — translation MGQSSPKAIAYRTAFMAIAAEPFATVIAFYQRFLDQAPNPLTPDRYGEFQLGPMRLGIFRPQPAHTSEFSAASSGPLSLCLEVPNLEAAIAQVQAAGGACLPDDIILTSHGREVYAYDPVGNRLILHEGFLS, via the coding sequence ATGGGACAGTCATCCCCCAAGGCGATCGCCTATCGCACAGCCTTTATGGCGATCGCTGCCGAACCGTTTGCAACGGTGATCGCGTTCTACCAGCGATTCCTCGACCAAGCCCCCAACCCCTTGACCCCCGATCGCTACGGGGAATTTCAGCTAGGGCCCATGCGGCTGGGAATTTTTCGCCCCCAACCCGCCCATACTTCGGAATTCTCCGCAGCCTCCAGTGGCCCCCTCAGCCTATGTCTAGAGGTGCCAAATTTGGAAGCAGCGATCGCTCAGGTGCAGGCGGCGGGCGGGGCCTGTTTACCCGATGACATCATCCTCACCTCCCACGGGCGTGAGGTCTATGCCTACGATCCCGTGGGCAATCGCCTGATCCTCCATGAGGGGTTTTTGTCTTAG